The Meles meles chromosome 6, mMelMel3.1 paternal haplotype, whole genome shotgun sequence genome has a window encoding:
- the LOC123944281 gene encoding olfactory receptor 4K15-like has protein sequence MNDINHSQVTEFVLLGLSNSRELQPFLFLIFSLLYLAILLGNFLIILTVTSDSRLHTPMYFLLANLSFIDICVASFATPKMIADFLVEHKTISFDACLAQIFCVHLFAGSEMVILVSMAYDRYVAICKPLHYMTIMSRRVCIILVLIPWLVGFIHTTSQLAFTVNLPFCGPNKVDSFFCDLPLVTKLACIDTYVISLLIVADSGFLSMSSFLLLVVSYTVILITVRNRSSASMAKARSTLTAHITVVVLFFGPCIFIYVWPFSGYSVDKVLAVFYTIFTPILNPVIYTLRNKEMKAAMSKLKSRYLKPSQVSTVIRNVIFWETK, from the coding sequence ATGAATGACATAAATCACTCCCAGGTGACCGAATTTGTGTTGCTGGGGCTCTCTAATTCACGGGAGCTCCAGCCTTTCTTGTTTCTCATATTTTCACTACTTTACCTAGCAATACTGCTGGGAAACTTTCTTATCATCCTCACTGTAACCTCAGATTCCCGCCTTCATACCCCCATGTACTTTCTGCTTGCAAACCTCTCTTTTATAGATATATGTGTTGCCTCTTTTGCTACTCCCAAAATGATTGCAGACTTTCTGGTTGAGCACAAGACTATTTCCTTTGATGCCTGCCTGGCCCAGATTTTCTGTGTTCACCTTTTCGCTGGCAGTGAAATGGTGATCCTTGTATCCATGGCTTATGACCGTTATGTCGCTATATGCAAACCTCTCCACTACATGACAATAATGAGTCGCCGTGTGTGTATTATTCTTGTTCTCATCCCCTGGCTTGTGGGTTTCATCCATACTACTAGCCAGTTGGCATTTACTGTTAACTTGCCTTTTTGTGGTCCAAATAAGGTAGACAGTTTTTTCTGTGACCTCCCTCTAGTGACAAAGCTGGCCTGCATAGACACTTATGTTATCAGCCTACTTATAGTTGCAGACAGCGGATTTCTTTCTATGAGCTCCTTTCTCCTATTGGTTGTCTCCTACACTGTGATACTTATCACCGTCAGGAACCGCTCCTCTGCCAGCATGGCAAAGGCCCGCTCCACACTGACTGCTCATATCACTGTGGTCGTACTATTCTTTGGACCATGCATCTTCATCTACGTGTGGCCCTTCAGCGGTTATTCTGTTGACAAAGTCCTTGCTGTGTTTTATACCATCTTTACTCCCATCTTAAACCCAGTTATTTACACTCtaaggaacaaagaaatgaagGCAGCTATGTCAAAACTGAAGAGTCGGTACCTGAAGCCTAGTCAGGTTTCTACAGTCataagaaatgttattttctgGGAAACAAAGTAA